The proteins below come from a single Oerskovia jenensis genomic window:
- a CDS encoding GNAT family N-acetyltransferase — protein MRAAVVVRPAVGDDLPGVAALCAEARRESAAGPQVCLSDESKLVRQLRVLLSVPGGTALVAFHDDVPVGFLLARVLDPHLFNDEPSLYIEALYVSQDARRRGVGHALLTATADLAAEHGAIDVFSVPIPGSRGVQRFLARLGFAPAAGHRVVSTSVLQRRLAADSGTLRRGARSLEDLIARRRKARTDGQTGPVDLRAFQDDYRREAAAGLDAPLVSEPAVR, from the coding sequence GTGCGTGCAGCAGTAGTGGTCAGGCCTGCGGTCGGCGACGACCTCCCTGGTGTCGCTGCACTCTGCGCCGAGGCCCGACGCGAGTCCGCGGCCGGACCTCAGGTCTGCCTCTCGGACGAGTCCAAGCTGGTCCGCCAGCTCCGGGTCCTGCTGTCGGTCCCCGGCGGTACGGCGCTCGTGGCGTTCCACGACGACGTCCCGGTCGGTTTCCTCCTCGCCCGCGTGCTCGACCCGCACCTCTTCAACGACGAGCCGAGCCTGTACATCGAGGCGCTGTACGTGTCGCAGGACGCGCGGCGCCGCGGGGTGGGGCACGCACTGCTCACGGCCACCGCCGACCTCGCGGCCGAGCACGGCGCGATCGACGTGTTCTCGGTGCCGATCCCGGGGTCGCGGGGCGTGCAGCGCTTCCTCGCGCGGCTCGGTTTCGCGCCGGCCGCGGGCCACCGCGTCGTCTCGACGTCGGTGCTCCAGCGCCGCCTGGCCGCCGACTCGGGCACCCTGCGCCGGGGCGCACGCAGCCTCGAGGACCTCATCGCGCGTCGGCGCAAGGCGCGGACCGACGGCCAGACGGGTCCTGTCGACCTCCGGGCCTTCCAGGACGACTACCGTCGTGAGGCTGCCGCAGGTCTCGACGCGCCGCTCGTGAGCGAGCCCGCGGTCCGCTGA
- a CDS encoding ANTAR domain-containing response regulator has product MRDVSDDNAQPDATAPLDLPPLIQPEPSAEPEAPAAPSGGRPARRAVVAEDEALIRMDVVETLREAGFDVVGEAGDGETAVKLALELKPDVVVMDVKMPELDGISAAERIGKAHVAPVVLLTAFSQTELVERARDAGAMAYVVKPFSPADLLPAVEIAISRYSQISALEAEVADLAERFETRKRVDRAKGLLMTKMGLSEPESFRWIQKTSMDRRLTMREVADAVIEQVGGA; this is encoded by the coding sequence ATGAGGGACGTGAGTGACGACAACGCGCAGCCCGATGCCACGGCACCGCTCGACCTGCCCCCCCTGATCCAGCCTGAACCGAGCGCCGAGCCCGAGGCCCCCGCTGCGCCGTCGGGCGGTCGCCCTGCCCGCCGTGCCGTCGTCGCGGAGGACGAGGCACTGATCCGCATGGACGTCGTCGAGACGCTCCGCGAGGCGGGCTTCGACGTCGTGGGCGAGGCGGGCGACGGCGAGACCGCGGTCAAGCTCGCGCTCGAGCTCAAGCCCGACGTCGTCGTGATGGACGTCAAGATGCCCGAGCTCGACGGCATCTCGGCGGCCGAGCGCATCGGCAAGGCGCACGTCGCCCCCGTGGTTCTCCTGACGGCGTTCTCGCAGACCGAGCTGGTCGAGCGGGCCCGCGACGCCGGCGCCATGGCGTACGTCGTCAAGCCGTTCAGCCCCGCGGACCTGCTGCCCGCCGTGGAGATCGCGATCTCCCGCTACTCGCAGATCAGCGCGCTCGAGGCCGAGGTCGCGGACCTGGCCGAGCGGTTCGAGACCCGCAAGCGCGTCGACCGTGCCAAGGGTCTCCTCATGACCAAGATGGGGCTGTCCGAGCCCGAGTCGTTCCGCTGGATCCAGAAGACCTCGATGGACCGTCGTCTGACGATGCGAGAGGTCGCGGACGCCGTCATCGAGCAGGTCGGCGGCGCCTGA
- a CDS encoding alpha/beta hydrolase family protein, with translation MRNKNPRRSVLALALALVGVVALVTSIALVGNSFRFTQRAVTIPGLDGDLAGVLTLPDDGTARGLVVMVHGDGPVEATQNGLYAPWFEAAADVGFATLSWSKPGTGGSDGDWLAQSMDDRAAEVSAALDWAQGDDDVPTDTVVLWGASQAGWVLPKITSAREDIDGVVAVGTAINWLRQGRFNLLAQLEHDAAGPQERELAIAESDQTRGLLERGGSYEEYLASTSSLDPMTEERWGFVQRNFDADATEDLIASAARAIPVHLMAGTHDRNVDVAETESTYRSIFGSSLTVTLVDGAHSLARPLMEDNDLVGVLTGIIWPRALLAPGTTSDYGAFLSGVGR, from the coding sequence GTGCGGAATAAGAACCCGAGGCGGTCTGTGCTCGCCCTCGCCCTCGCTCTCGTCGGCGTCGTCGCGCTGGTGACCAGCATCGCTCTCGTCGGCAACAGCTTTCGCTTCACCCAGAGGGCCGTCACGATCCCAGGTCTCGACGGAGACCTTGCGGGAGTCCTGACGCTGCCGGACGACGGAACCGCGCGAGGCCTCGTGGTGATGGTCCACGGTGACGGGCCGGTGGAAGCGACGCAGAACGGTCTCTACGCCCCATGGTTCGAGGCCGCAGCCGACGTCGGCTTCGCCACACTCTCGTGGAGCAAGCCTGGGACCGGTGGTTCGGACGGGGACTGGCTGGCACAGTCGATGGACGATCGAGCAGCAGAGGTCTCTGCGGCCCTCGACTGGGCCCAGGGCGACGACGACGTTCCGACCGACACAGTCGTGCTGTGGGGCGCGAGCCAGGCCGGCTGGGTACTCCCCAAGATCACCAGCGCTCGTGAGGACATCGACGGTGTCGTCGCCGTCGGGACGGCGATCAACTGGCTCCGGCAAGGCCGGTTCAACCTCCTCGCTCAGCTCGAGCACGACGCCGCGGGCCCGCAGGAGCGAGAGCTCGCCATAGCGGAGAGCGACCAGACGCGGGGACTTCTCGAACGCGGGGGGTCCTACGAGGAGTACCTCGCATCGACGAGCAGCCTCGATCCGATGACCGAAGAGCGCTGGGGCTTCGTCCAGCGCAATTTCGACGCCGACGCAACGGAAGACCTGATCGCCTCAGCCGCGCGTGCGATCCCCGTGCACCTCATGGCAGGCACGCACGACCGCAACGTCGACGTCGCGGAGACCGAAAGCACCTACCGTTCGATCTTTGGATCGTCGCTCACCGTCACTCTCGTCGACGGTGCACACTCCCTGGCCCGCCCACTCATGGAGGACAACGATCTTGTCGGCGTCCTCACCGGCATCATCTGGCCCCGAGCACTTCTCGCGCCCGGGACCACCAGCGACTATGGGGCCTTTCTCTCTGGGGTCGGGCGCTGA
- a CDS encoding GNAT family N-acetyltransferase, which translates to MDDVTISRGFTEDERGRVASLYWEAFGRKLRPGFVDEQTGVAVVRAALRRDQMLVARQGDDVIGVCGFYDAGAGAADLRWSRLRQALSVPAALRASLVLSLLSRSPHPGSFVLDGICVDRAARGLGVGTALLGAASEGARRDGARTVRLSVIDGNPRARALYERQGFVPVDRGTLGLLSPVYGFDGYTTMERTVDQ; encoded by the coding sequence ATGGACGACGTGACGATCAGCCGAGGCTTCACCGAAGACGAGCGCGGCCGTGTCGCCTCCTTGTACTGGGAGGCCTTCGGGCGCAAGCTCCGGCCCGGTTTCGTCGACGAGCAGACCGGGGTCGCAGTCGTCCGGGCTGCGCTGCGCCGCGACCAGATGCTCGTCGCACGCCAGGGTGACGATGTCATCGGGGTCTGCGGCTTCTACGACGCCGGCGCCGGGGCGGCAGACCTCAGATGGTCCCGCCTGCGACAGGCACTCTCGGTTCCAGCAGCCTTGCGCGCGAGCCTCGTCCTGTCCTTGCTCTCGCGGTCACCCCACCCGGGCTCGTTCGTGCTCGACGGCATCTGCGTCGACCGCGCCGCGCGTGGCCTGGGCGTCGGGACAGCACTGCTCGGCGCAGCCTCCGAGGGCGCCCGGCGGGACGGAGCGCGCACCGTGCGGCTCTCGGTGATCGACGGCAACCCGCGAGCGCGCGCCCTCTATGAGCGACAAGGCTTCGTGCCGGTGGACCGCGGGACTCTCGGCTTGCTCTCGCCCGTGTACGGCTTCGACGGCTACACGACGATGGAACGCACGGTCGACCAGTGA
- a CDS encoding PaaX family transcriptional regulator, with translation MTHQIAPRTVVEAFLPASGEVLLADIYDTANLAGLPDQPVRLAIRRLIAGGDVTQHGRGRAGTLSLTSAGHLRMQRDRQSLALAFAQDAGDAPWDGRWRIIAVSVPERERTVRDTLRRELRDLGAVAISTGLYVSPHHLVDVLHMDASPYLSTATTDDLDVRGITDPLAIAELLWPHRPTVSAYAAVDAALQQDGEDPTTTAVVRKLQLADALERAIRDDPLLPPELRGRAWVPTQIRAAWARRWDTLHADTRNAIYEGWWPPATTAYR, from the coding sequence GTGACGCATCAGATCGCTCCGCGGACCGTTGTCGAGGCGTTCCTGCCGGCCTCCGGCGAAGTGCTGCTGGCCGACATCTACGACACCGCCAATCTCGCGGGGCTCCCCGACCAGCCGGTGCGCCTGGCAATCCGACGCCTCATCGCCGGCGGCGACGTCACACAGCACGGGCGGGGGCGAGCGGGCACCCTCAGCCTCACCAGCGCGGGCCATCTCCGTATGCAGCGCGATCGGCAGAGCCTGGCTCTCGCCTTCGCTCAAGACGCTGGGGACGCCCCGTGGGACGGTCGCTGGCGCATCATCGCCGTCAGCGTCCCTGAACGCGAGCGCACGGTGCGGGACACGCTGCGCCGCGAGCTCCGCGACCTCGGCGCCGTCGCGATATCGACGGGCCTCTACGTGAGCCCTCACCACCTCGTCGACGTCCTGCACATGGACGCGAGCCCGTACCTGTCGACCGCCACCACGGACGACCTCGACGTACGAGGGATCACCGACCCGCTTGCGATCGCCGAGCTCCTCTGGCCTCACCGCCCGACCGTCTCCGCCTACGCGGCCGTCGACGCAGCCCTCCAGCAGGACGGCGAAGACCCCACCACCACCGCCGTCGTCCGCAAGCTCCAGCTCGCGGACGCACTCGAACGGGCCATACGAGACGACCCCCTCCTCCCGCCCGAGCTGCGCGGCCGTGCCTGGGTGCCCACACAGATCCGTGCCGCATGGGCTCGCCGTTGGGACACTCTCCACGCAGACACCAGAAACGCCATCTACGAGGGTTGGTGGCCCCCGGCCACCACTGCGTACCGCTGA
- a CDS encoding cold-shock protein, with translation MATGTVKWFNAEKGFGFIAPSDGTSDVFAHYSEITSSGFRSLEENQSVSFDVAQGPKGPQATNIVAM, from the coding sequence ATGGCTACAGGCACCGTGAAGTGGTTCAACGCTGAGAAGGGGTTCGGGTTCATCGCCCCCTCCGACGGAACCAGCGATGTGTTCGCCCACTACAGCGAGATCACCTCGAGCGGGTTCCGCTCGCTGGAGGAGAACCAGAGCGTCTCGTTCGACGTCGCCCAGGGCCCCAAGGGCCCGCAAGCGACGAACATCGTCGCGATGTGA
- a CDS encoding PAS and ANTAR domain-containing protein, with amino-acid sequence MTITPARRARAVPPKSPGGPGQARPVGRFRHDLATGRWWWSSETFALHGYDQDEIAPTTEIFLALRHPEDRAAVEEVLRRAGEDAMPFSSVHRIETARGRERTLCLVGQGRRDRDTHEVVEVMGYFTDLTSTLAQRAEILAGEQIRAAAEHRATIEQAKGILALTCDVSASRAFTVLRAASNDHNVPLRRLSGWVVELAEQLPAPDDQRRSVNEFLDRPREPRPAVDVLDRSA; translated from the coding sequence ATGACCATCACCCCCGCCCGCCGGGCGCGCGCTGTCCCCCCGAAGTCTCCGGGCGGCCCGGGGCAGGCTCGTCCGGTCGGGCGGTTCCGGCACGACCTGGCCACCGGACGCTGGTGGTGGTCGTCCGAGACCTTCGCCCTGCACGGCTACGACCAGGACGAGATCGCGCCGACGACGGAGATCTTCCTGGCACTGCGCCACCCCGAGGACCGCGCTGCCGTCGAGGAGGTCCTCCGCCGCGCAGGCGAGGACGCGATGCCCTTCTCGAGCGTCCACCGCATCGAGACGGCCCGAGGCCGTGAACGGACCCTGTGCCTCGTCGGACAGGGTCGGCGCGACCGCGACACGCACGAGGTCGTCGAGGTCATGGGGTACTTCACCGACCTCACGAGCACCCTCGCCCAGCGGGCCGAGATCCTCGCGGGCGAGCAGATCCGCGCCGCCGCCGAGCATCGCGCCACGATCGAGCAGGCGAAGGGCATCCTGGCCCTCACGTGCGACGTGAGCGCCAGCCGCGCCTTCACCGTGCTGCGTGCCGCGTCGAACGACCACAACGTGCCGTTGCGCAGGCTCTCGGGGTGGGTCGTGGAGCTGGCCGAACAGCTCCCGGCCCCCGACGACCAGCGTCGGTCGGTCAACGAGTTCCTGGACCGACCCCGCGAGCCCCGGCCTGCGGTCGACGTGCTCGACCGATCGGCCTGA
- a CDS encoding glycoside hydrolase family 3 C-terminal domain-containing protein: MNAKANNADRQKKPMSNKKYLWIWAPALATVTVVTVVANVALNVAGGWVASQFGSGTYEFTNAAESAGWDTEYYTSDFGSIEEVDEAAKALVEEIAAGGIVLAKNEAGTLPLATSSRVTMLGRSAADPVFGGSGSGSVDTNSAVTARAGLENAGFEVNDQVFTTIEAFAAENPRGYIEMDRPDISTYYIGELPVGEYEAQSASFADYSDAAVVFVGRPGGEGGDLTQDMTGWDENAAPGQHQLELNQDEKDMIELAKSSFENVVVVVNSSTTIEMGALQDDPEIDSILLAGSPGATGLSALGRILAGDVNPSGRTADLWAADFTADPTFANFGGFVYDNIEASFPVPAIEKATSNATLTSDAPFVNYAEGIYFGYRYYETAAAEGFIDYDQAVVYPFGYGLSYSDFAWKVVSTEAGEVDGKISVTVEVSNTGATAGKDVVELYYSAPYTAGGIEKSEVVLGGFAKTGLIEPGASETVTIDLAVEDMASYDHLGNKAYVLEAGAYDITLRTDSHTVAPGTEPIVYTVDSDIVYSGDDHRATDLAEVTNQFDDVSAQFSAEPTDGKILSMSRADFAGTFPKAPTADLLVADEAVQKGFEPWDLEAAAAAFEGEKPTTGAPTELTLVDMRGLPKDDPKWDELLDAVSVGDMTSMLLNGAYQTAAIGSIAKPQTVEPDGPAGFSSFINSSINGVAYPSEFLIAQTWDVELGAAMGEMLGNEAMFKGINGWYAPAMNLHRSPFGGRNFEYYSEDPFLSGAMATSVANGAATKGVYTALKHFALNEQETNRVNNGIATWATEQTIREIYLKPFEMAVKGITMDVQYVSDDEGTISETTIGAGSIMSSFNRIGATWAGGSEALMTNVLRTEWGFEGFAISDFNLYPYMNPNQSISAGTDLTLTFQPSKSLGDTTSAKAVSDIREATHNILFTVANSNAMNGLAPGATVTYTPPTWVYIQIGATVLIGLLVLAGGFMVTRRVLRHRKAEAPTATPERVAVGADS; this comes from the coding sequence GTGAACGCCAAGGCGAACAACGCCGACCGGCAGAAGAAGCCGATGTCGAACAAGAAGTACCTGTGGATCTGGGCCCCCGCCCTCGCCACGGTGACGGTGGTGACGGTCGTCGCGAACGTCGCGCTCAACGTCGCAGGCGGCTGGGTCGCGTCCCAGTTCGGCTCCGGCACGTACGAGTTCACGAACGCGGCCGAGTCCGCCGGCTGGGACACCGAGTACTACACGTCCGACTTCGGCAGCATCGAGGAGGTCGACGAGGCAGCCAAGGCCCTCGTCGAGGAGATCGCCGCAGGCGGCATCGTCCTGGCCAAGAACGAGGCGGGCACGCTTCCCCTCGCGACGAGCTCGCGCGTGACGATGCTGGGTCGCTCGGCCGCGGACCCCGTGTTCGGTGGCTCGGGCTCCGGCTCGGTCGACACGAACTCGGCCGTCACGGCCCGCGCCGGGCTGGAGAACGCCGGCTTCGAGGTGAACGACCAGGTCTTCACCACGATCGAGGCGTTCGCTGCGGAGAACCCCCGGGGCTACATCGAGATGGACCGCCCCGACATCTCCACCTACTACATCGGTGAGCTGCCGGTCGGCGAGTACGAGGCGCAGTCCGCGTCGTTCGCCGACTACTCGGACGCTGCCGTGGTGTTCGTCGGACGCCCCGGCGGTGAGGGCGGTGACCTCACGCAGGACATGACCGGCTGGGACGAGAACGCCGCACCCGGGCAGCACCAGCTCGAGCTGAACCAGGACGAGAAGGACATGATCGAGCTCGCGAAGTCGAGCTTCGAGAACGTGGTCGTCGTGGTCAACTCCTCGACCACCATCGAGATGGGCGCCCTGCAGGACGACCCCGAGATCGACTCGATCCTGCTGGCCGGTTCGCCGGGCGCCACGGGCCTCAGCGCCCTGGGGCGCATCCTGGCGGGCGACGTGAACCCGTCGGGCCGTACCGCGGACCTCTGGGCGGCCGACTTCACGGCCGACCCGACCTTCGCCAACTTCGGCGGGTTCGTCTACGACAACATCGAGGCGTCCTTCCCGGTCCCCGCGATCGAGAAGGCAACCTCCAACGCCACGCTCACGTCCGACGCGCCGTTCGTGAACTACGCCGAGGGCATCTACTTCGGCTACCGCTACTACGAGACCGCGGCGGCCGAGGGCTTCATCGACTACGACCAGGCCGTCGTCTACCCGTTCGGGTACGGCCTGAGCTATTCCGACTTCGCCTGGAAGGTCGTCAGCACCGAGGCCGGTGAGGTCGACGGGAAGATCTCCGTCACGGTCGAGGTCTCGAACACGGGCGCCACCGCGGGCAAGGACGTCGTCGAGCTCTACTACTCCGCTCCCTACACGGCGGGCGGTATCGAGAAGTCCGAGGTCGTGCTCGGCGGATTCGCCAAGACCGGGCTGATCGAGCCCGGTGCGAGCGAGACCGTCACGATCGACCTCGCGGTCGAGGACATGGCGTCCTACGACCACCTGGGCAACAAGGCGTACGTCCTCGAGGCGGGCGCCTACGACATCACGCTGCGGACCGACTCCCACACCGTCGCCCCGGGCACCGAGCCCATCGTCTACACGGTGGACTCCGACATCGTGTACTCGGGTGACGACCACCGTGCGACGGACCTCGCCGAGGTCACCAACCAGTTCGACGACGTCTCGGCGCAGTTCAGCGCCGAGCCGACCGACGGCAAGATCCTGTCGATGTCCCGCGCGGACTTCGCCGGGACGTTCCCGAAGGCCCCGACCGCGGACCTGCTCGTCGCCGACGAGGCCGTCCAGAAGGGCTTCGAGCCCTGGGACCTCGAGGCAGCCGCTGCGGCGTTCGAGGGCGAGAAGCCCACGACGGGTGCGCCGACCGAGCTGACGCTCGTCGACATGCGTGGTCTGCCCAAGGACGACCCGAAGTGGGACGAGCTGCTCGACGCCGTCTCGGTCGGTGACATGACGTCCATGCTGCTCAACGGCGCCTACCAGACGGCCGCGATCGGCTCGATCGCCAAGCCGCAGACCGTCGAGCCCGACGGCCCCGCCGGGTTCTCGTCCTTCATCAACTCCTCCATCAACGGGGTGGCCTACCCCTCGGAGTTCCTCATCGCGCAGACGTGGGACGTCGAGCTCGGTGCGGCCATGGGAGAGATGCTCGGCAACGAGGCGATGTTCAAGGGCATCAACGGCTGGTACGCACCCGCGATGAACCTGCACCGTTCACCGTTCGGCGGGCGCAACTTCGAGTACTACTCGGAGGACCCGTTCCTCTCCGGCGCGATGGCGACCTCGGTGGCCAACGGTGCTGCGACCAAGGGCGTCTACACCGCGCTCAAGCACTTCGCGCTCAACGAGCAGGAGACCAACCGCGTCAACAACGGCATCGCCACCTGGGCGACCGAGCAGACGATCCGGGAGATCTACCTCAAGCCGTTCGAGATGGCCGTCAAGGGCATCACCATGGACGTGCAGTACGTGTCCGACGACGAGGGCACGATCTCGGAGACGACGATCGGTGCGGGCAGCATCATGAGCTCGTTCAACCGCATCGGCGCCACGTGGGCCGGCGGCTCCGAGGCGCTCATGACGAACGTCCTGCGCACCGAGTGGGGCTTCGAGGGCTTCGCGATCTCGGACTTCAACCTGTACCCCTACATGAACCCGAACCAGAGCATCAGCGCCGGTACGGACCTCACCCTGACCTTCCAGCCGTCGAAGTCCCTCGGGGACACCACGTCGGCCAAGGCGGTCAGCGACATCCGCGAGGCGACGCACAACATCCTGTTCACGGTGGCCAACTCCAACGCCATGAACGGGCTCGCGCCGGGGGCCACGGTCACCTACACGCCGCCGACCTGGGTCTACATCCAGATCGGTGCGACCGTGCTGATCGGTCTCCTGGTGCTGGCCGGCGGGTTCATGGTGACGCGTCGTGTGCTGCGCCACCGCAAGGCGGAGGCTCCCACCGCCACCCCGGAGCGGGTGGCCGTCGGCGCCGACTCCTGA
- a CDS encoding glycoside hydrolase family 3 N-terminal domain-containing protein, with translation MTRGAKGAAALSAIALIAVAGCTSGTADEESANDSKAFTTREVTDGKTDFVVVTNPGDGPVLSYGADSGIELLTEEVDGKKSAFKDMNGNGTLDTWEDWRVPAKDRAADLAQEMSVEQIAGLMLFSSHERSQVDGLTDAQKEYLKDSDLRNVLHAGASDAEATVKWANAMQAYTETLAAEGTPYVPVNFASDPRSTAGSGGYNAEGADISRWPSNLGLAATFNPEHTKNFGEMSSAEYRALGLTTALSPQIDLATEPRWLRVGGTFGEDADQNTELAAAYVDGYQGSEGTDQWGPESVNAMIKHWSGDGPGEGGREGHTDAGKYGVYPGDNIAAQQQAFLGSLDSAAVMTAYSIALDANGDPMFTDRTGTAYDQDRMDQLRKDAGYEGVVVTDWGVMSGADDEGEMFGMAWGAEDLTPAERYLKVLGTGHDMFGGVNDATHILEAADLWQQKFEAGELEEDAQTRFQESGARILTMFFNPGLYENPFLDLEQSKSVLASDDKVEAGYAAQLDSVVMVKNDGETISAADAADWKDKTAYIPRNFNTGFPGAFGPGEYTEAPSIDVETAEKYFGKVVTDEAVTDAEGVVTSYTAPDLADVDVVLVGMDSPDNGGNFSNIGHNLENDTWYPLSLQYRPYTADGEHVRKVSLSGDILADGTKQNRSYFGNTSKIANESDLDAFERATAAVEATGKDIPVITVLKAINPVVPSEFEGKSDAIVVGFGVSDQALIEVALGLYEPQGRLPIQFPKDMNTVEAQLEDVSKDMTPYTDTAGSSYDYGFGLNYAGPITD, from the coding sequence ATGACCAGAGGGGCCAAGGGAGCGGCAGCGCTCTCGGCGATCGCCCTGATCGCGGTTGCAGGGTGCACCAGCGGCACCGCTGACGAGGAGTCCGCGAACGACTCCAAGGCCTTCACGACCCGCGAGGTCACCGACGGCAAGACCGACTTCGTCGTCGTCACGAACCCCGGAGACGGCCCGGTCCTCTCGTACGGCGCCGACAGCGGGATCGAGCTGCTGACCGAGGAGGTCGACGGCAAGAAGTCCGCGTTCAAGGACATGAACGGCAACGGCACGCTGGACACGTGGGAGGACTGGCGCGTCCCGGCCAAGGACCGCGCGGCAGACCTCGCCCAGGAGATGTCGGTCGAGCAGATCGCCGGCCTGATGCTGTTCAGCTCGCACGAGCGCTCCCAGGTCGACGGGCTCACCGACGCGCAGAAGGAGTACCTGAAGGACTCCGACCTGCGCAACGTGCTGCACGCCGGCGCGAGCGACGCCGAGGCGACCGTCAAGTGGGCGAACGCGATGCAGGCGTACACGGAGACCCTCGCGGCCGAGGGCACCCCGTACGTCCCGGTGAACTTCGCCTCCGACCCGCGCTCGACCGCGGGATCCGGCGGCTACAACGCCGAGGGTGCGGACATCTCGCGCTGGCCGTCCAACCTCGGCCTCGCCGCGACGTTCAACCCCGAGCACACCAAGAACTTCGGCGAGATGTCCTCGGCGGAGTACCGGGCGCTCGGCCTGACGACGGCCCTGTCGCCGCAGATCGACCTCGCGACCGAGCCGCGCTGGCTGCGCGTCGGTGGCACGTTCGGCGAGGACGCGGACCAGAACACCGAGCTGGCCGCGGCCTACGTCGACGGCTACCAGGGCAGCGAGGGCACGGACCAGTGGGGTCCGGAGTCCGTCAACGCGATGATCAAGCACTGGTCCGGCGACGGTCCGGGCGAGGGCGGCCGCGAGGGTCACACCGACGCGGGCAAGTACGGCGTGTACCCCGGTGACAACATCGCGGCGCAGCAGCAGGCGTTCCTCGGGTCGCTCGACTCCGCGGCGGTCATGACCGCGTACTCGATCGCTCTCGACGCGAACGGTGACCCGATGTTCACCGACCGCACGGGCACGGCGTACGACCAGGACCGCATGGACCAGCTCCGCAAGGATGCCGGGTACGAGGGCGTCGTGGTCACCGACTGGGGCGTCATGAGCGGCGCCGACGACGAGGGCGAGATGTTCGGCATGGCGTGGGGGGCCGAGGACCTGACCCCGGCCGAGCGCTACCTCAAGGTGCTGGGTACCGGTCACGACATGTTCGGCGGCGTCAACGACGCGACCCACATCCTCGAGGCTGCCGACCTGTGGCAGCAGAAGTTCGAGGCCGGCGAGCTCGAGGAGGACGCGCAGACCCGCTTCCAGGAGTCGGGCGCACGCATCCTGACGATGTTCTTCAACCCGGGCCTGTACGAGAACCCGTTCCTCGACCTCGAGCAGTCCAAGTCGGTCCTCGCGAGCGACGACAAGGTCGAGGCGGGCTACGCGGCCCAGCTCGACTCCGTGGTCATGGTCAAGAACGACGGTGAGACCATCTCGGCCGCGGACGCCGCGGACTGGAAGGACAAGACCGCCTACATCCCTCGCAACTTCAACACCGGCTTCCCCGGCGCGTTCGGTCCCGGTGAGTACACCGAGGCACCGAGCATCGACGTCGAGACCGCCGAGAAGTACTTCGGCAAGGTCGTCACCGACGAGGCCGTGACCGACGCCGAGGGCGTCGTGACGAGCTACACCGCTCCCGACCTCGCCGACGTCGACGTCGTCCTCGTGGGCATGGACTCGCCGGACAACGGAGGCAACTTCTCCAACATCGGTCACAACCTGGAGAACGACACCTGGTACCCGCTGTCGCTGCAGTACCGCCCGTACACGGCGGACGGCGAGCACGTCCGCAAGGTCTCGCTCTCGGGCGACATCCTGGCCGACGGCACCAAGCAGAACCGCTCGTACTTCGGCAACACCTCGAAGATCGCGAACGAGTCCGACCTCGACGCGTTCGAGCGTGCCACGGCAGCCGTCGAGGCCACCGGCAAGGACATCCCCGTGATCACGGTCCTCAAGGCGATCAACCCGGTCGTCCCGTCCGAGTTCGAGGGCAAGTCCGACGCCATCGTCGTGGGCTTCGGTGTCAGCGACCAGGCGCTCATCGAGGTCGCGCTCGGCCTCTACGAGCCGCAGGGCCGCCTGCCGATCCAGTTCCCGAAGGACATGAACACGGTCGAGGCCCAGCTCGAGGACGTCTCGAAGGACATGACGCCCTACACGGACACCGCGGGCAGCTCGTACGACTACGGCTTCGGCCTGAACTACGCGGGGCCGATCACGGACTGA